The following proteins are encoded in a genomic region of Reichenbachiella sp.:
- a CDS encoding AbgT family transporter: MTSESSNDNSLVNRLLGHVERIGNKLPDPAILFLISIFIVWVLSALMASIEFTEINPRDGLPIRVQNLLTGTALTTFLSKMVTIFTSFAPLGVVLVAMLGVGVADGSGYIHTAIKMMLKKTPGFLLTPMVIFVGIVSHSAIDAGYVLVIPLGGIIFYAAGRHPLAGIAAAFAGVSGGFSANPMPSAIDPLLQGFTQPAAQIINETMQVNPLNNYYFTAASSILVTLIGWYITDKIIEPRLNKNNPVDEDAEKAPDMGGFTAQEKKGFWTATIVTFVVFILFVLSLLPESSPFRDASGSLTSFSAPVMQSIVPLIFLFFLLPGVIHGVVAGKFKSSKDIIDVMSESMRGMAYYVVMAFFCSLFIYAFGTSNLGALLAIKGANFLKALDLSGPVTIAGIIFLAAFVNLFVGSASAKWAMLAPIFVPMLMQLGYSPDLTQAAYRVGDSSTNIITPLMPYFPLVVVFCQKYVKGTGIGTLVSVMIPYSIALLILWTIFLVTFWVLGIPLGLQASYVYGGY, from the coding sequence ATGACATCTGAATCCTCAAATGACAATAGCCTAGTAAATAGGTTGCTAGGCCATGTAGAACGCATTGGTAATAAACTGCCAGATCCTGCTATACTATTTCTCATTTCCATTTTCATCGTATGGGTGCTTTCTGCACTGATGGCTTCTATAGAATTTACAGAAATCAACCCAAGGGACGGGCTTCCTATCAGAGTTCAGAACCTGTTGACCGGAACGGCATTGACTACCTTCTTGTCAAAGATGGTAACCATTTTTACCAGCTTCGCACCATTAGGAGTCGTGCTGGTTGCCATGTTAGGCGTTGGAGTAGCCGATGGTTCTGGCTACATCCACACAGCCATCAAAATGATGCTAAAGAAGACCCCGGGTTTTCTTTTGACACCAATGGTTATTTTCGTTGGAATTGTTTCTCACTCCGCTATTGATGCAGGCTATGTGCTAGTCATTCCTTTGGGAGGGATTATTTTCTATGCTGCTGGCCGACATCCGCTGGCAGGTATAGCTGCTGCTTTTGCTGGCGTATCTGGAGGCTTTAGTGCCAACCCTATGCCATCAGCCATTGATCCTTTGTTGCAAGGTTTTACACAACCAGCAGCACAGATCATCAATGAAACGATGCAGGTTAATCCATTGAATAATTACTATTTCACTGCCGCATCCAGCATTTTGGTGACCTTAATCGGTTGGTACATTACGGATAAGATCATCGAGCCTCGACTAAATAAAAACAATCCAGTAGATGAAGATGCTGAAAAGGCTCCGGATATGGGTGGGTTTACCGCACAGGAGAAAAAAGGTTTTTGGACGGCGACTATTGTGACGTTTGTTGTGTTTATCCTTTTCGTATTGTCTTTGCTTCCTGAAAGTTCACCTTTTAGAGATGCTTCGGGATCTTTGACTTCATTTTCGGCCCCTGTCATGCAGTCGATTGTACCTTTGATCTTTTTGTTTTTCCTTTTGCCTGGAGTCATTCATGGCGTGGTTGCCGGTAAGTTTAAATCCAGCAAGGATATTATCGACGTCATGTCTGAATCGATGAGGGGCATGGCTTACTATGTAGTAATGGCGTTTTTCTGTTCATTATTCATTTATGCTTTTGGCACATCCAACTTGGGTGCTTTGTTGGCCATTAAAGGCGCAAATTTCTTAAAAGCGCTTGACCTTTCTGGACCAGTGACCATTGCAGGAATTATATTTTTAGCAGCTTTTGTCAACTTATTCGTTGGTTCGGCTTCAGCCAAATGGGCGATGTTGGCACCTATTTTTGTGCCAATGCTGATGCAATTGGGCTATTCGCCAGATCTGACACAAGCGGCCTACAGAGTAGGGGATTCGTCCACTAACATCATCACGCCATTGATGCCTTACTTTCCACTGGTTGTAGTGTTCTGTCAGAAGTATGTGAAAGGAACTGGGATTGGTACTTTGGTTTCTGTGATGATACCTTATTCTATCGCGCTATTAATTCTTTGGACAATCTTCTTGGTTACGTTCTGGGTGCTGGGTATTCCTTTGGGACTTCAGGCGAGTTATGTATACGGAGGGTATTAA
- a CDS encoding D-Ala-D-Ala carboxypeptidase family metallohydrolase codes for MYTFKSFIAASLLLMASSVWGYQNERANFTIEVNGEINPYNVFSVFVMPEKEFKVSSVQNITMKSQHLTINGLSIKSPSNPGIYPVQVIHEGGEEMLLNVMVLTPITEKKGEYLSGYRIGNYPTKPLRDNPIYNRPTGLFEVTKENENTKLTPHFTLKQFLCKQAGDYPKYVIIRERLLLKLEYLLEKTNRSGYAIETFGFISGYRTPFYNKSIKNVQYSRHVYGGAADIFIDQDKNGAMDDLNKDGVIDEKDVRIFYQIVDNEYDKKDYHKFRGGLGFYKRNKVHHGFIHVDVRGTKARW; via the coding sequence ATGTATACATTCAAATCATTTATTGCAGCAAGTCTCCTTCTCATGGCCTCTTCGGTATGGGGTTATCAAAACGAAAGAGCAAATTTCACCATTGAAGTAAACGGTGAGATCAATCCATACAACGTCTTTTCAGTATTCGTCATGCCAGAAAAGGAATTCAAAGTTTCCAGCGTTCAAAATATCACTATGAAAAGCCAGCATCTAACTATTAATGGGCTTTCAATAAAGAGCCCAAGTAATCCTGGTATTTATCCAGTTCAAGTCATTCATGAAGGTGGCGAAGAAATGCTTTTGAATGTGATGGTTCTTACTCCAATTACTGAGAAAAAAGGAGAATATCTAAGTGGTTACCGAATTGGTAATTACCCAACGAAACCATTGCGAGACAACCCTATTTATAACAGACCCACTGGACTGTTTGAAGTGACGAAGGAAAATGAGAACACCAAACTGACTCCTCACTTTACCTTGAAACAATTCTTGTGTAAGCAAGCTGGAGATTATCCCAAGTATGTCATTATTAGGGAGCGATTACTGTTGAAATTGGAGTACCTACTAGAAAAAACTAATCGCTCTGGTTATGCGATTGAAACGTTTGGATTCATAAGCGGGTACCGAACTCCCTTCTACAACAAATCCATTAAAAACGTACAATACAGCAGACACGTATACGGAGGTGCAGCAGATATATTTATCGATCAAGATAAAAATGGTGCCATGGACGACCTTAACAAGGACGGAGTGATAGATGAAAAAGACGTTAGAATTTTCTATCAAATCGTAGACAACGAGTATGATAAAAAAGACTACCACAAGTTCAGAGGTGGGCTTGGCTTCTACAAACGCAACAAAGTGCATCACGGGTTTATCCATGTAGATGTTCGTGGCACTAAAGCCAGATGGTAA
- a CDS encoding L,D-transpeptidase family protein → MIVRIYLTLCLCLTSIFAWSTVSETNEHLRKVVEYIRLGHEATIESETIYCRILLPEFYLRNSFSLAWDAQDKKQLLKVLENAPNDGLFSKDYHYDALIKLNTSAKTLEQKAELDLLFTDAFLLYASHFLNGKVNPETVDGEWKAVRREGNAREFLEQALASGNIESSLRSLKPIHSGYDVLKKQLAVYKNLAASGGWETIPEGPTLKLGMTDSIRIPKLIDRLVISGDLVLMKNNNYELNTMIEGALKKYQTRNGLEVDGALGKQTTESLNIPIEERINQILINLERYRWIAQDLGEHYVIVNIADFQMQVFRQGNLTFEENVIVGKTFRKTPVFSSKMTYMVLNPYWVVPPTILFQDFLPEIQKNPAFLTAKNIKVLKGFGSGANIVDPTTVDWKQYSKNNFPFTLRQDPGPTNALGQVKFIFPNNYNVYIHDTPSKEMFQRADRAFSSGCIRLKNPMNFTHYLIKDNPKWNKEAIDKIMREGKEYTIFLDKPVNVHILYLTSWVEKGELQFRKDIYNRDQPLLNALLQDSSKL, encoded by the coding sequence ATGATTGTTAGAATATACCTGACCTTATGCCTTTGCCTCACCTCTATTTTCGCATGGAGTACAGTGAGTGAAACTAATGAACACCTACGAAAAGTGGTAGAATATATCCGATTAGGCCATGAGGCTACCATCGAAAGTGAAACTATTTATTGTAGAATATTACTTCCTGAATTCTACCTGCGCAACTCATTCAGTTTGGCCTGGGATGCTCAAGACAAAAAACAACTATTGAAAGTATTAGAAAATGCACCTAATGATGGTCTATTCTCAAAGGACTATCACTATGATGCACTAATAAAACTAAATACTTCAGCTAAAACCTTAGAACAAAAGGCTGAATTAGACCTATTGTTCACGGACGCTTTTTTACTTTATGCCAGTCATTTCCTAAACGGAAAGGTAAACCCCGAAACTGTAGATGGTGAATGGAAAGCTGTTCGCCGCGAAGGCAATGCAAGGGAATTTTTAGAGCAGGCACTAGCATCTGGAAACATTGAATCATCTCTAAGGAGCTTAAAACCAATTCATTCAGGGTATGATGTATTGAAAAAACAACTGGCTGTATATAAAAACCTGGCTGCCTCAGGTGGATGGGAAACTATTCCTGAAGGCCCGACCTTGAAACTTGGAATGACTGATAGTATTCGAATACCTAAACTCATAGATAGATTGGTGATTTCCGGCGATTTGGTGCTCATGAAAAACAACAATTATGAGCTCAATACCATGATTGAAGGTGCACTAAAAAAATACCAAACCAGAAATGGATTGGAAGTAGACGGTGCACTTGGCAAGCAAACGACAGAGTCATTAAACATCCCCATTGAAGAACGAATCAATCAAATCCTGATTAATCTTGAGCGCTACCGTTGGATCGCGCAAGATTTGGGTGAGCATTATGTCATTGTCAATATTGCCGATTTCCAAATGCAGGTATTTCGTCAGGGAAATTTGACATTCGAGGAAAATGTGATTGTAGGAAAAACCTTCAGAAAAACACCTGTCTTTAGTAGTAAAATGACTTACATGGTACTGAACCCTTATTGGGTGGTACCACCTACCATTCTATTTCAGGACTTCTTGCCAGAAATCCAGAAGAACCCTGCTTTTCTGACGGCGAAGAATATTAAAGTTCTAAAAGGATTTGGCTCTGGCGCAAACATCGTCGATCCTACGACTGTTGACTGGAAGCAATATTCTAAAAACAATTTCCCATTTACCTTGAGACAGGACCCTGGCCCAACAAATGCTTTAGGCCAAGTGAAGTTTATTTTTCCAAATAATTACAACGTCTACATCCATGATACGCCTAGCAAGGAAATGTTTCAGCGAGCCGATCGTGCTTTTAGCTCAGGATGTATTCGACTCAAAAACCCCATGAACTTCACGCATTATCTAATAAAAGATAATCCCAAATGGAACAAAGAAGCCATTGACAAGATCATGCGTGAGGGTAAGGAATATACCATTTTTCTGGACAAACCAGTCAATGTCCATATTTTATATCTTACCTCCTGGGTAGAAAAAGGAGAATTACAGTTTAGAAAAGATATCTATAACCGTGACCAACCTTTATTAAATGCTTTACTCCAAGATTCATCAAAACTATAA
- a CDS encoding caspase family protein: protein MKAFLPTLLLLSHLASSQIPNLTGLWSGTSSTALGTYQVFDQIEQQGLTLSGKGKIINLQQTDSSAYEFEGYIKGDQIVVTHTQFIYKTPLACLSKIKLAYNQSSGVEQLTGRWGGQLVKNGCLPGIGGKVELQKVKSTPTHALSNTEISKVIDQNDIIGQSLTARLQSNKFYALLIGIEDYKADGIDPLNKPIDDTESLYEVLSKNYGFNSQNTISLKNPTRSEIIQSFESLAETVTNDDQLLIFYAGHGVWDEQLTQGYWLPVDASMNSKSQWLSNSTIRDYVRAIDSKHTLLITDACFSGGLLKERAVYNNSKAMLELYKLPSRKAITSGTLTTVPDNSVFMKYLIKNLENNQAPLLSVSELFASFKIAVINNSPNGQVPQLGAISQSGDEGGEFIFYKR from the coding sequence ATGAAAGCATTCCTACCTACGCTTCTTCTTCTCTCTCATTTAGCCTCGTCACAGATTCCAAACCTAACAGGACTATGGAGTGGCACATCCAGCACGGCGCTAGGCACCTATCAGGTCTTTGATCAGATAGAGCAACAAGGCCTCACGCTTTCAGGCAAAGGAAAAATCATCAACCTGCAACAAACCGACTCTAGTGCTTATGAATTTGAAGGATATATCAAGGGCGATCAGATCGTCGTCACACATACCCAATTCATTTACAAGACTCCGTTGGCCTGTTTGTCCAAAATCAAATTAGCGTATAATCAATCCTCAGGAGTTGAACAACTCACAGGTCGCTGGGGCGGTCAATTGGTCAAAAACGGATGTTTACCTGGAATTGGCGGTAAGGTCGAATTGCAAAAAGTAAAGTCTACACCAACGCATGCTTTAAGCAATACGGAGATTTCCAAAGTGATCGACCAAAATGATATCATCGGACAATCACTTACAGCGAGACTACAATCCAATAAGTTTTATGCGCTACTTATCGGCATAGAAGATTACAAAGCCGATGGAATAGATCCGCTCAACAAACCCATTGATGATACAGAATCACTGTACGAGGTCTTGTCTAAGAATTATGGATTCAACAGTCAAAATACCATATCACTAAAAAACCCAACAAGGTCAGAAATCATACAAAGCTTTGAATCACTAGCAGAGACAGTGACCAACGATGACCAACTGCTAATCTTCTATGCTGGTCATGGCGTGTGGGACGAACAACTCACCCAAGGGTATTGGCTTCCCGTTGACGCCAGTATGAACAGCAAATCTCAATGGCTATCGAATAGTACCATCAGAGACTATGTGAGAGCGATTGACAGTAAACACACCTTGCTCATCACAGATGCCTGCTTCAGTGGTGGACTGCTAAAAGAACGTGCCGTCTACAACAACAGCAAAGCCATGCTCGAGCTTTATAAATTACCAAGTAGAAAGGCCATAACTAGTGGCACGCTAACCACCGTACCTGACAATAGTGTGTTTATGAAATATTTGATTAAAAATCTGGAAAACAATCAGGCTCCACTCCTGTCGGTAAGTGAACTTTTCGCTTCATTCAAAATAGCTGTTATCAACAATAGTCCGAATGGACAAGTCCCTCAGCTAGGTGCCATCAGTCAATCTGGTGACGAGGGGGGTGAGTTTATTTTTTACAAGAGATAA
- the dnaK gene encoding molecular chaperone DnaK, with protein sequence MGKIIGIDLGTTNSCVAVMEGNEPVVIPNSEGHRTTPSIVAFLDGGKGERKVGDPAKRQAITNPQNTISSVKRFMGKKFAEVSDEMKNVSYAVESGNNDVVRVKIGDRNYTPQELSAVILQKMKSTAEDYLGTEVKEAVITVPAYFNDAERQATKEAGAIAGLEVKRIINEPTAAALAYGLDKKNADMKIAVYDLGGGTFDISILELGDGVFEVKSTNGDVHLGGDDFDAVIINWLAEEFKSDEGIDLRKDPMALQRLKEAAEKAKIELSSSTSTEINLPYIMPVDGVPKHLVRSLSRSKFEQLADALVKRSMKPVEQALKDSGLSKSDIDEVILVGGSTRIPIIQEEVEKFFGKKPSKGVNPDEVVAVGAAIQGGVLTGEVKDVLLLDVTPLSLGIETMGGVMTKLIEANTTIPTKKSETFSTAADNQPSVEIHVVQGERPMAKDNRSLGRFHLDGIPPAPRGIPQIEVTFDIDANGIMHVTSKDKGTNKEQSIRIEASSGLSEEEIEKMRQEAEANAESDKAEKEKIEKLNGADSMIFQTEKQLNEFGDKLSDDNKGKINAALEKLKEAHKSADLAAIDAAMEEMNAAWQGASQEMYAATQGAEGGAPGADAGQAGPEAGAADSDVSDVEFEEVDEKK encoded by the coding sequence ATGGGAAAAATAATCGGAATCGATTTAGGTACTACCAACTCTTGTGTGGCTGTGATGGAGGGCAACGAGCCTGTCGTTATCCCAAATAGCGAAGGACATAGAACTACTCCTTCTATCGTAGCATTCTTGGACGGTGGTAAAGGAGAAAGAAAAGTTGGTGATCCTGCCAAGAGACAGGCGATTACCAACCCACAAAATACAATTAGCTCTGTGAAGCGTTTCATGGGTAAGAAATTTGCAGAAGTTTCTGACGAAATGAAGAATGTTTCTTATGCTGTAGAAAGCGGAAACAACGACGTGGTAAGAGTGAAAATCGGTGACAGAAATTACACACCGCAGGAATTGTCAGCAGTGATCCTTCAAAAAATGAAGTCTACTGCCGAAGATTACTTGGGCACTGAAGTGAAAGAAGCAGTAATTACTGTTCCGGCATACTTCAACGATGCGGAGAGACAAGCTACTAAAGAAGCTGGTGCAATCGCTGGATTGGAAGTAAAAAGAATCATCAACGAGCCTACTGCTGCGGCATTGGCTTATGGATTGGATAAGAAAAACGCGGACATGAAAATCGCTGTGTATGACCTTGGTGGTGGTACATTCGATATTTCTATCCTTGAGTTAGGTGACGGTGTATTTGAAGTAAAATCTACTAACGGTGACGTACACCTGGGTGGAGACGACTTTGATGCAGTAATCATCAACTGGTTGGCTGAGGAGTTTAAAAGCGACGAAGGCATCGACCTAAGAAAAGACCCAATGGCACTTCAGAGATTGAAGGAAGCGGCTGAAAAAGCTAAGATTGAATTGTCTAGTTCTACTAGCACTGAGATCAACTTGCCATACATCATGCCGGTAGACGGTGTGCCAAAGCACTTGGTAAGAAGCTTGTCTAGATCGAAGTTTGAACAATTGGCTGATGCTTTGGTAAAAAGATCAATGAAGCCTGTAGAGCAAGCATTGAAAGATTCAGGTCTTTCTAAGTCTGACATCGACGAAGTAATCTTGGTTGGTGGATCTACACGTATTCCGATCATTCAGGAAGAAGTGGAAAAGTTCTTCGGCAAGAAGCCTTCTAAAGGTGTAAACCCTGACGAAGTAGTAGCTGTAGGTGCTGCGATCCAAGGCGGTGTATTGACTGGTGAAGTGAAAGACGTATTGCTTCTTGATGTTACTCCTCTATCTCTCGGTATCGAGACCATGGGTGGTGTAATGACTAAGTTGATCGAAGCGAACACGACCATCCCTACGAAGAAGTCTGAGACTTTCTCTACTGCCGCTGACAACCAGCCATCTGTGGAAATCCACGTGGTACAAGGTGAGCGACCAATGGCGAAGGACAACAGAAGCTTGGGTAGATTCCACTTGGATGGTATTCCACCAGCACCAAGAGGTATTCCTCAGATCGAAGTGACTTTCGACATCGATGCCAACGGTATCATGCACGTAACGTCTAAAGACAAAGGCACTAACAAAGAACAAAGTATCAGAATCGAAGCTTCATCTGGATTGTCAGAAGAAGAAATCGAGAAAATGAGACAAGAAGCTGAAGCAAATGCTGAGTCTGACAAAGCAGAAAAGGAGAAAATCGAAAAGCTCAACGGAGCGGATTCAATGATCTTCCAAACTGAGAAGCAGTTGAACGAATTTGGCGATAAATTGTCCGACGACAACAAAGGCAAAATCAACGCTGCACTTGAGAAGTTGAAAGAAGCACACAAGTCTGCTGACTTGGCCGCTATCGACGCTGCGATGGAAGAAATGAACGCTGCATGGCAAGGTGCTTCTCAAGAGATGTACGCTGCGACTCAAGGCGCGGAAGGTGGAGCTCCTGGAGCTGACGCCGGACAAGCCGGACCAGAAGCAGGCGCTGCTGACTCAGACGTGTCTGATGTAGAGTTCGAAGAAGTAGATGAAAAGAAGTAA
- a CDS encoding phage holin family protein, whose translation MNILIRLILSAIAVLICSYVLPGAHVSGFMTAIVVAGVLAIVNILVKPIFVLLTIPVTVLTFGLFLLFINTFMILLVSSLVPGFDIDGFWWAFLFSVALSIVNSVFESMQDNKSNN comes from the coding sequence ATGAACATATTAATTAGACTCATACTATCCGCTATAGCCGTACTCATTTGCTCCTATGTTCTACCCGGCGCGCATGTCAGTGGTTTCATGACGGCCATCGTAGTGGCAGGCGTATTGGCTATCGTCAATATTTTGGTCAAGCCAATATTTGTTTTGCTGACGATTCCAGTTACCGTACTCACATTCGGACTGTTTCTATTATTCATTAATACATTTATGATTCTCTTAGTGAGTTCACTTGTTCCTGGGTTCGATATCGATGGCTTTTGGTGGGCATTTTTATTTAGTGTAGCACTATCAATCGTCAACTCAGTTTTTGAAAGCATGCAAGACAACAAATCCAACAATTAA
- a CDS encoding peptide chain release factor 3: MSLTAEIEKRKTFGIISHPDAGKTTLTEKLLLFGGAIKTAGAVKSNKIDRHATSDFMEIEKQRGISVATSVMGFDYKNRRINLLDTPGHQDFAEDTYRTLTAVDSVVLVVDCVKGVEIQTEKLMEVCRMRNTPVMVFINKLDREGQDPYDLLDEIEAKLNIKVRPLSWPISMGKTFKGVYSLYEKKLKLFTASKQKLDKENDISIEDINDPVLDELIGERYAETLREDVELVDGGYPEFDIETYRSGEVAPVFFGSAVNNFGVQELLDCFIDIAPGPAPRYTEERQIMPEESKFSGFVFKIHANMDPKHRNRIAFVRVCAGEFKRGSNYFHTRLDKKFRYSNATAFMAQSKEVIDEAYPGDIVGLYDTGNLKIGDTLSEGEKGMYKGIPSFSPEIFREVVNMDAMKTKQLEKGLTQLMDEGVAQLFTYEMGARKVVGTVGALQFEVIQHRLLHEYGATCKFMPMNLFKACWFSSEDKKKLDEFVDSKYRHIAKDKDGKLVFMAESKAWLQMVQDNFPEIEFHFTSEF, encoded by the coding sequence ATGAGTCTAACAGCAGAAATAGAAAAACGTAAAACCTTTGGCATCATCAGTCACCCAGATGCGGGTAAGACCACTTTAACGGAAAAGCTTTTGCTTTTTGGAGGTGCTATCAAAACTGCCGGTGCGGTAAAGTCGAATAAAATCGACCGTCATGCTACTTCTGATTTCATGGAGATTGAAAAGCAGAGGGGAATTTCTGTGGCCACTTCTGTGATGGGATTTGATTACAAAAATAGACGAATCAATCTGCTGGATACACCGGGTCACCAGGATTTTGCTGAAGATACTTATCGTACGTTGACGGCTGTGGATAGTGTAGTTTTGGTGGTAGACTGCGTGAAGGGCGTGGAGATTCAGACAGAGAAGCTGATGGAAGTTTGTCGAATGAGGAATACACCTGTAATGGTATTCATCAATAAGCTGGATAGAGAAGGGCAGGATCCATACGACTTACTCGATGAAATAGAAGCCAAACTGAATATCAAAGTTAGACCGCTAAGCTGGCCTATTAGCATGGGTAAGACGTTCAAAGGGGTCTATAGTTTGTATGAGAAAAAACTCAAGCTTTTCACGGCAAGTAAACAAAAGCTTGACAAAGAAAATGACATTAGCATTGAGGATATCAATGATCCGGTATTGGATGAGTTGATAGGGGAGCGATACGCTGAAACACTTCGTGAGGATGTAGAGTTGGTAGATGGTGGCTATCCAGAATTCGATATTGAAACCTATAGGAGTGGGGAAGTAGCACCAGTGTTTTTTGGTAGTGCGGTGAATAATTTTGGCGTGCAGGAGTTGCTAGACTGTTTTATCGACATTGCGCCTGGTCCTGCCCCTAGATATACGGAAGAAAGACAGATTATGCCAGAGGAGTCTAAGTTCTCCGGCTTCGTATTTAAGATTCATGCCAACATGGATCCAAAGCATAGAAACAGAATTGCCTTTGTCCGAGTATGTGCCGGCGAATTCAAAAGAGGTAGCAACTATTTCCATACCCGACTCGATAAGAAATTCAGATATTCGAATGCTACAGCCTTTATGGCACAGAGCAAAGAAGTCATCGATGAAGCTTATCCTGGTGATATCGTAGGTCTTTATGATACTGGTAACCTAAAGATTGGAGATACTTTGAGCGAAGGCGAAAAGGGCATGTACAAAGGCATTCCTAGTTTCTCTCCGGAGATATTCCGAGAGGTAGTAAATATGGACGCCATGAAGACCAAGCAGCTTGAAAAAGGCTTGACTCAGTTGATGGATGAAGGTGTGGCTCAGCTATTTACCTACGAAATGGGCGCCAGAAAAGTAGTCGGTACTGTCGGAGCACTACAGTTTGAAGTAATTCAGCATAGACTTTTGCACGAGTATGGCGCTACTTGTAAGTTTATGCCCATGAATCTATTCAAGGCCTGCTGGTTTAGTAGTGAAGACAAGAAAAAATTAGATGAGTTTGTAGATTCAAAGTACCGTCATATCGCTAAAGACAAAGACGGAAAATTAGTGTTTATGGCGGAATCCAAGGCTTGGTTGCAAATGGTTCAGGATAATTTTCCAGAAATAGAATTCCATTTTACTAGTGAGTTTTAG